One Deltaproteobacteria bacterium genomic window carries:
- a CDS encoding RusA family crossover junction endodeoxyribonuclease gives MKFSITIPPKAQIRERVRACKIGDRFVGRSHKHPKQRLEENRLVALLMEHKPPEPLDGPILLGLKAFMPIPKSKSKKWKEAALAGEIRPTVKPDFDNILKNFKDVCSGIFWTDDRQVVGYLDGTGKYYGDPPRYEIEIKPLEGHGETKT, from the coding sequence GTGAAATTCAGCATCACCATCCCCCCCAAGGCCCAGATACGGGAGCGGGTGCGGGCCTGTAAGATAGGGGACCGGTTCGTTGGTCGGTCTCACAAGCACCCCAAACAGCGCCTGGAAGAAAACCGGCTGGTTGCGCTACTAATGGAGCACAAACCTCCGGAACCCCTTGACGGCCCGATCCTGTTAGGGCTTAAGGCTTTTATGCCAATCCCCAAGAGCAAATCGAAAAAATGGAAAGAAGCTGCTCTGGCCGGTGAGATCCGGCCCACCGTCAAACCGGATTTCGATAATATTTTGAAGAACTTCAAAGATGTTTGCTCCGGCATCTTCTGGACCGACGACCGGCAGGTGGTGGGCTATCTAGACGGCACCGGCAAATACTATGGCGACCCCCCGCGCTATGAAATCGAAATCAAACCTTTAGAGGGCCATGGTGAAACCAAGACATAA